The window TTCGAACTTCTTTCTTTGTTCTTACAACCACAGCAGTAGAGACAGCTCCTTTTTTTATATTCCCATTTGGAGTAGACTCCTTTACGGATACCACAATCTTATCACCAACTGAAGCATATCTTCTTTTTGTACCTCCCAAAACACGAATACACAAAACTTCTTTAGCACCAGTGTTGTCAGCAACTTTTAATCTAGATTCCTGTTGTACCATTATTTAGCTCTTTCTAAAATTT is drawn from Nonlabens dokdonensis DSW-6 and contains these coding sequences:
- the rplN gene encoding 50S ribosomal protein L14 — protein: MVQQESRLKVADNTGAKEVLCIRVLGGTKRRYASVGDKIVVSVKESTPNGNIKKGAVSTAVVVRTKKEVRRPDGSYIRFDDNACVLLNPTSDMRGTRVFGPVARELRDKQFMKIVSLAPEVL